From Daucus carota subsp. sativus chromosome 6, DH1 v3.0, whole genome shotgun sequence:
ATGGACGTTTGGTAGACGGGAAGAAATAGTGGCAGGTTGTGGTGATTTTCGGTTGTCGACAGTGATTTTTCGGTTGTCGGCAGTGAATTCTCATTTTCTGGTGGTGATTTTTTGTTTGACAGTGGTAATTTTTAGGTGATTGCCGGAGATGGTGGTGGCTGGAGaagatggtggtggtgggttTAGAAAGCAGATGAAGGAGGAGGTGAAGTTTTCATATTTCCCTGAAGTTTGCCACAGTCTTCAAGGAATTTTTATTAAGTGCTTTGTGtatacttttaagtgctttgtgcaTATTTTATACTTAAGTGTATTTTTATACTTCTTAGTGATTTTTTGTGTATACTTAAGTGCTTTGTGTATTCTAGTACGTGCTTTGTGCATTTAATAAAGGCTTTAATTAAACATAACAACAGAATAAATGCTTTGTGTACTTATTCAGGGCTTTGTGTCTTTTCGGCAGCCTTTGCCTTTCGGTGGTGGTGAATCatagaataatattaatatcttaagGCAGAATCATGTTGAATTAAATGAGTTTGGTGAGCTCTATGAGGTTAAACCTAGTGACTTTAGGCCGCTCGAAGATTTTGATGTTACTGTTTCCTTTTCTAACATCACATAGGTATGTTCATTTCATTCTCACTGGATATGTCGatgtttataaatgtatttatttggGTGATCttgattgatgtgtttgttCAGGGAGGCATGTCAACTATCTTCTTCGATTTCAAGGCAATTAAGATCTTTTGTGGTGACGAATGGAGCTGGGCAACTTGAGATGGCATGTCCGCACTTGGCACAGGAGCAGCAGGGCCAAGGAGAACAAGGTCGTGGTGGCTTTCAGGAGGGCCAATGACAACAAGGCCACAGAGGCTCACAGGAGCCGGAGCAAGAAAAAAACATCTGCCGGAGAGGATTATCAAAGTGATGGAAGTGATGAAGATTAAGttgaaatactatattacttttctcaattttttgaatGAAGACTCTGTAATATTATTAAGAAATTATAGTGTGGTATTTTAAGACTCTGTAaagataatattttgatgataatgTCAAGATTTAGTCATTATTTTTGGTTCAgcagattttttattttagtgatttgtgtacatttttttagtgttttgtatgtattattttggtgctttgtatatatattatagtgctttgtattttatatttagcTTATGTAAATTTGGTGATTTAATTACCTGTTCAAAGCTCTGATTGTAGATACGACCAAAGTGATATCTACTAAACACAACATATATCATCTCGTAAAACATGCATTGTAGACAAATTATTTGAAGAAAAACTGTTAATGACAATACAACTGATTGttgatcaaaaaatttatatacattcccactttttcttaatttatattgtaaCAAACTCATTCAACAATGTATACTCTTCGCCGATTAAACTAACTTATCTTGATATTGTTGCCAAACATCTCATCTATGCTTTACACTTGAAGCACACTAAATCTAGAAAGGAGCCCTCTACAACTGCAACTACAACAATAAAGTTCAGAAACCTCCTCAACGAGCCATAATTAGTATGTATTCATACTTAACAATGAAAGGCTGTGTTTGGCATGGCAGTCTTCTTGTTGTAACCTTGTCACGTAGAATAACAGCAAGGCCTTTCTGGAATCTCAAAAATTATCCTAAAGGTCATCTTCATTTTAAGCGCTCTGTGTATCattttaagtgctttgtgcatattttatacttaagtgtatattttataattctaaGTGATGTTTTTGTGTATACTTAAGTGCTTTGTATATATTAGTAAGATGCTCTGCACATGTTAAAATGGTGTAATTGGATTCAAAACCAACATATGAATTAAACTTAATGAAATAGCTGCAACTAATTGCAAATACATAACTAGTGCTCTGCACATATTAAACTgattaaataataaacaaaacccTAAGCAAAGTTTTTAATTAAACTCAGGTGAGTCAATTACAACATTAGGTAGCGCCGATAGGTGTCTCACGGAACTAACAGAACTCGTAACAAACGCGATCACCGGATCACACAACTTCACCAGATGCTCCAATTTTGACGGAGTTGAAAGCAGATTCGCCGGCGAAACAATAACATTCATCGAAATCAGCGAGAAGTAGAGAACTGAAACGTGCAGTGACGGCGGCGAAACAATGAGCACTACTTTCTGGCTCGAAAGCGACGGGAACCGAGAGCGGAGCCATGCGGAGAGACGATGAGATTGGTGGACGAATTGAGAGGCGAGTGGAAGAGGCGGCATCGATGAGGCAGGATGTGGATTCCGGTGAGAAAGAAGCTTGGAGTGGAGGAGAGGAGGCGTATTGAGTGGTACGAGTGGGCGTGAAAGGATTGGTGCTGACATTTAGAATTAATGATTTGGGCCCTCATTTTAAGCCCAGTATCTAGTTCTCACCACCTAAAATTCTCACCAGAGTagccctctatatatatatatattgagttgggctcaatggatAACACAAATTTTGGAATCCTTACAAACTACAAGATCCACCGTTAAAATAATTTGACAATTAAAggacataattaaatattattatcctgcatttctagtaaacaACAATTGCGGAACATTGTAGTTTGTAAAATAGATTTTTGAGATATCATGACTTCAGTTGCGGCAAGATCATCGACATGAGTTTTAGTTTtagttcaaaattatttttataatttacactattattgtcctgcatttctaataatgtgatattaataatttgtcccgcacATTTGTGATAAATTTAAGTGTTATTTAGTCTTGCAGCAAATTCAATTCGTTACAAGACAATGACGTTGAGTCCAATGCCAATCACATTAATGTCCTACtaaatctttgttttgtatgcaattatcaTTTCTATTTGTTAGAATTTcagtgattgaacaccaatattatgaaattattattttatgcttCTGTAGGATTTAGAAGTATTGTTTGTTGTTCACTGATTTAGAAGTGTGAGACAGGATATGGAGATAATCGAATGTGTAGGACAAATATCTGCAACTCTTGGATGCGTAAAAATAGATAGTTGTGATTAAGTTTTTAAAACCTCCAAAAAAATATAGTCTCCATAAAACTTCTtctctatatattatatttcttcGAAAATTATCATCTAACAATAAAAAAAAGCTTTCCTTTCCcttttttctcatttaaaacaatttgtaaaatGAGAACATTCTCATTTTTAGTCAAATTCATAAGTTCTTgcataaattttgtttaatataaattattgtacAACACGGATACTCTTCTTTCTTTCACTACAAAATATTTAGGGGTCATTTggttgaaaaggagatatgagcactgttctaaaaatccccgatttaaccgattaatccctgattaATCCTCTACAAAGTCAGCCAccattcgatttttgaaatccgattaatccttatatatatatatcttaatcgaagtatatatgataatttattaaaattaaaatactatattactttaaatatgaataattatagagtttatgaatatagtaaatatattagttactaaatagctaatatattaataactaaatattaaataatattttaatattaaaataaattcgattttcactccgattaatccttccgattaatccccgatttccgattaatccctgaatcggcagctcaaccgattaggtccgattctcgatttctgtaacactgataTGAGGTTGAAATAAAGAACCGGGTTAAGGTAGTATGGGATTGATGTATCATTTTTGATATCACGTATTCACATGTTTGATTGAGTGGTGAGATGaatatgtttaaattaaaatatttatgatttattaattatataataattttaaatattattaaataaatatttatatatatatttgagtcaCTATTTTCATTTTGTGTTAATAATTTACTTGAAATGATCTAAGTAGTAAcgaaaataaaaggaaaaaagattTGAATCCTGAACCCCGTGTTTCATAAACACCTCTCTCTTGGGTATGAAAATCTCATATCTTGTGGATTTCAGGAATGAACTTCGTGGAATAAAATTTCTGACTAAACACCAgatatgagtttaaaataaataaaattcataccTAATATCAGATAAACCTGAACCAATCGACCCTTAATATGATTTCTCATTCACCATAAACCGAATATTCAGAGGAACCTAAGATATTTATGAGTGGTGAGATGaatatgtttaaattaaaatatttatgatttattaattaaagattagaGAAACTACATAGTATGGTCATCttgtatttagcaaaaaaaaaaaaaaaaaaagatattcgtTCCATCATAACGGTCTACTGTATGTAGAGTATTAAAATTTACAGCTGCCACGCCTCTCCACCAAATATTATGTGCAATGATGATTGTATATACTGATCTTTAAAACATAGAATAAAGGAACTAATCTGATTAATTGTATGAAATTGTTGACAATCGAAGGTGAAAACTTGCAAGTGTTGGCGGAAATGTTATTCTTGAGAATAACGGCAATATTATACAGCGCAGATTAATCAGGACTATCACTTTAAATAAATCTGCatatttcataattatataattaaattaaattaaactctGATATACGTGTTCACTGAACCGTAACTATGCTACACCTGTTTCATGACATGTATAGTGTATTCTTACATAAGTCGCTAGTTAATTAAAACGATGAATAATAATTGTGTAATATATTGGTCATTGCCTccctaatcatatatataaacaaatgttGATTCGAGGTAAAGTAAGACTGGATGTTATTTATTGggaaaaagagagagaggagtGGATACATTTTGGTGATTAAATAAGTAGCCAACCGCTGAGCGAAGAGGCAGTATTGTTAAAGTGTCACGGCCTCACGGGGATGATAACGTCAAGAAACACGCTCAAGGCCACAAGCCCCATGCCGTTCCAAGCAGACGTTGATATGGACACTGACCGGCTCGTTAATTCAGATTTTTAGCTGTTAATCAGTGATTATTATAGGTCGATGAATATGGTCACTAAGGCTAATAATACAAGTCTATTTTACATGTAATCCACCACTATTTTAGAGAATCCCAAATAATCGACCATCTTCAACGAGTACGAATAACTgagtatttaatataaaatcaatattttacaTTCAGGCCAATATTCTGGTTTTctaattatacataaaaatatatttgtaataaataaaaaaaaattcaattttttattattatgactaggattcaatatatattattagattttataagtgaaatattaaaattattaaatttgaaaactggttaaaattttaatatttttaattttaattaataattcattttttctataaaaattagtattttttcCAGATGTAGGTCAAAGAGAAGAAAGGGAGTTTATACATGTCCTTTTTTTAGTCAGAACTTTATGCATGTCTTTGAATGATCTAGAAGCCCCTAATTCATTTTCTTTCTAATTCTTCCCTAACTTTTCCTTGTTCTCATTTTTACTTAATACAGACTCTGAAAAGCAAACAACtggtttttattatttttttaaaataaacacaTGGTTAACCTCGCCCATAGTTTTCAAAACAAGTTTGCTTTTTGGCCAACAGAGATCAACTCAATATCTTACTATATTAATACTAGTTTATCTGTTGTACATTAGTAATTAATTTTAGTTTACGCCTTAtaacatattttcaaaaataaaaaaatgcgCTTTTCAACTTTGGAGACAAGTCAGtttaaataactaaaattttctCAAACAGATTTAAACTCGATacactttttaaaaatatcagtgGAAATAACCGttcatttaattattattttttcttgaaagGACCGTTTGTTTAAATCGTTAATGGCTAGCTCTTCGCAAAAAACATTtccaaattttataacttaGCTTAATATTGATGCAATATCCTCGAGATTTACAACGGACACTGCCTAATTAAAAACTAGTACTACTAAACCCTGAATACAGACGGCTATAAATTTACCTAACCCCCACTCGTCTCAAATCAAATCTCTCTCGAAACACAAATCTCTCTTTCTCGTCTCTCTCAAACACTCAGATCCAAAGACTAAGACATGGCTACTATCCAATCCATCAAGGCTCGTCAGATCTTCGACAGCAGAGGCAATCCAACCGTCGAGGTTTGTTTACATCTCGTCTTTCATTTTGTTCAGAGTGTAATAGCTGCTCTAGTTCATTCGATTGGTTGTAGTTAGTGTTAGCAATTTGTAAATCTTTGTTTACTTAGTGAAGTAATACTGTTATGATGTTATCGGATATTATTTGAATTGCGATTTATATATGAACCGTTAATCTGTAGTTGattgtgtttttattataattgataGTTAATACGGTTTCGATTGGTGATGATAATATGGtggtatattatttttgtagcTTATGATTCCGTTTGATTTGTTTGCAGGTCGACGTTGGTTTGTCGAATGGAAACTGGTGCAGAGCTGCTGTTCCCAGTGGTGCATCCACCGGTAAGATCAGACTTGTCTAGTTAATAGCTTGATTAGAGACATGAATATctgtttattttaaattagagaaatattttgttttatgttttgagttCTAGATTACATAGTTTGCTTCAATAACCCACAGCTTTTTGTTAGTAATGTAGGGCCAATTAACTATTTTTGTGTATAATGACAGTTGGTGTACCTATTTAATACTTTTGAATTGTAAGTATAGAGTTGGGAGCAAGATGTTAGATTCGCTGATTCAAGGCATTCTTGTCTAgcaatttatatttatgcatAGTTTGTGCTGTTCAACAGCTAATCTGCGGGTGTCTTGTTTTAGGTATCTACGAGGCTCTTGAACTTAGAGATGGAGGATCTGACTATCTAGGAAAAGGTGTTTCCAAGGTGAGCAAAGCTTTTACTCTAAAGTGAAGTTCAATATATATGTGTCTTGTGCTAATAATCATGCTCTGATTTTGTAGGCTGTTGGAAATGTGAACTCGATCATCGCCCCTGCTTTGATCGGCAAGGTCTGTGGGGCTTTAATCTttacttcattttcagttttatttgtTCATGTCTCTTACTTATTACTTAGAGCTTTAGAGAACAGCAACTCActcataataattttgtaactGTAGGACCCAACTGATCAGACCGGTATCGATAACTTCATGGTTCAAGAGCTTGACGGGACTGTTAATGAGTGGGGATGGTGCAAGCAGAAGGTATTTTACAATCTGTTTGCTATGTAGTCttgattaaacacttaaaagGTATTGATAAGTTTTTGTACTTAATCAGCTAGGAGCAAACGCAATATTGGCAGTGTCTCTTGCTGTTTGCAAAGCTGGGGCCAGTGTCTTAAATATCCCTCTTTACAAGGTATAgtcttatatttatttatttttggccGTGTTAAAACTTACAAAATTTCTTGTTGCTTTGGGTGATGATGCATTGTGGAGTAAGGTCTTTCAGTTATTAACTTAAAATTTCTTGTTGCTTTGGGTGATGATACTATATCTCTTATATTTGTTAAGTGTTTTACTATGGGATTTTGGATATTCTATTGAATGTTTATGTACATCTACTAATATGTATAGTCAAGTAAAAATGGTacattatattttgtaaataactGCCTGTTTATAGTTAACTAGTATGTGGCCTTGTAATTATTGCAGTTATCAACCCAAcagtattttgaaaaatatttgattttgtgtcTTTCATGAttaagtttttataatatatcgAGTCTGATTTAGTCATGTTCCAAGTGCAGCATATCGCCAATCTTGCTGGTAACAAGAAGTTAGTTTTGCCGGTTCCTGCTTTTAATGTCATCAATGGTGGATCACATGCAGGAAACAAACTTGCTATGCAGGCATGTTTATTATCTCTTTTGGATCATAAGTCTTGTTATCAAGTATGCTGTTCTCATGTATGTTTTTGATTGCAGGAGTTTATGATTCTTCCAGTTGGAGCCACCTCATTCTCAGAGGCAATGAAAATGGGAGTTGAAGTATACCATAACTTGAAGGCAAGTTACAGTATccctttttatatttaattttatgtcgATTTTGCCTTTTATTATCTTTAACTAGGTTCTACCCTCAAAGTTTTTATCAAATTGTGGTGGTTTGCTAAGTTGGTCCACAACTTGCTGTATACGTGGACATGTGGTCAATGTAGTGTGATGTTTTCAACTGTGTCGTTTGATGTAATACGAGTTGAACTTTATAAAAATCAATCTTTTAGGCCAATTATTTTTATGGGCCTCCATTGGTGGAAATTTCACCCATAACATGTCTGCCTTTTTCGCCGATACCAAATTGATACATCTTTAATGCTATATACTTGAACCTGTCCTGACAATTTTGCCATACTGCAGTCTGTGATTAAAAAGAAATACGGTCAGGATGCAACTAATGTTGGTGACGAAGGTGGCTTTGCCCCTAATATTCAGGTCAGGaatcattaaaattttagttatagtTTGTACTCTACTTCTAGGCAAGTGTCTATTTCAATAGTCTAAACACTCCATTTTACTTTCTTTAAATTACAGCAAAACAAGGAGGGTCTTGAGTTGCTTAAGACGGCCATTGAGAAGGCTGGATACACTGGCAAAGTGAGTTATTTATATCTGACATGTGACCTATTTATCTCTTTTGTTAATTATACTTGAAATAATACTCTCGCTGATTATCTTTGTAGGTTGTCATTGGTATGGATGTTGCTGCATCTGAGTTCTATGGAACAGACAAGACATACGATCTGAACTTTAAGGAGGAGGTGGGTTCCTTAAACTTCTTTAGTCAAAATATAGTACTAACTTGAACATCATCATCAGTTAATATGCCTGgagtatatgtgtgtgtgtgtcatcAGTTAATATGCctgaagtatatatataatgaagtttataTTACACTTTGATGATTATGTCAACAATATCTTCACATAAATAGAAAcctcattaatatatttatgcaaAATTCTGGAGTTCCAGTGTGTAACTTTTCCTCTTACTTTAATTGCAGAACAATGATGGCTCAGAAAAGATAACAGGAGATCAACTCAAAGATCTTTACAAGTCATTTGTTTCCGAGTATCCTATTGTCTCGATTGAGGACCCATTTGATCAGGATGACTGGGAGCACTATGGTAAAATGACCTCTGAATGTGGAGTTCAAGTACAGATTGTTGGTGACGACCTTTTGGTCACAAATCCCAAGGTTAGAAGCCTTTCTCATCACAACTTTTAGTATACTGTCCCTTTGACAGTTTATTAGACATCAATGCTTGTTGGTTTATTtcagtaatttatttatttgtttacacGCACAGAGAGTTGAGAAGGCAATCAAAGAAAAGACTTGTAATGCTCTTCTTCTCAAGGTACTTCATAGCTCATAGACCCTGGCCTCCGAAGAATAGTTTGATTGTATAAACATGTTTGTACTTAAATCTTCTTTTGCTTGGTGACAGGTTAACCAAATTGGCTCAGTCACTGAGAGTATAGAAGCTGTGAAAATGTCCAAAAGGGCTGGTTGGGGAGTAATGACCAGTCATCGCaggtttgataattaacctaGATGCTAATTAGTTATTGTTgatttgtataattatattcatgCAAAACCATCACTCATTATACTCTCCTGGGGTTTGCAGTGGAGAGACCGAGGACACTTTCATTGCTGATTTGGCCGTAGGTCTGTCAACGGTAAGTGCACAGAATAATAATTGTTATCAGTTATGACTATAGAAATGCAATGGATCCTTTTAATGCGTGTTATCAATGTTACAGGGACAAATTAAAACTGGAGCACCGTGCAGGTCAGAGCGTCTCGCAAAATACAATCAGGTTTGTTGCTACCCGGGAACATAATTCATGTAAATTTGTACCAAGATATGAAAATTAAGCATATTGACATTTTATTTTGCACAGATTCTGCGAATTGAGGAGGAGCTAGGTTCGGAGGCAGTTTATGCCGGAGTAAACTTCCGTATGCCCGTTGAGCCCTACTAGATTCATGTGGTTCAGAAAGCTGAGAAGATTATTCGCTGTGCACTTACATTCTTGTTCCAGTTCGTGCAGAATAGTATTCTGAATGTAAAATGGGTCTACCCATAATTAGTTTCTTGAAggcttttatttaaataattgaaacccGGGTTTTGTTCTGGGATTTGAACACAAAAGTGGTCCTCTTTTCAAGGCAGAGATTGTTATTTTGCATTTAGTGACTCAATGAAAATTTTGTGAGTAATGTTTTTGCTTGTGGTTATGCACTGTGCAGAGCTAAATTCATCTTTCGGTGATCTGTTAAATTCATCCACAGGACAGctgttgattttgtttttatttattaatttgaaaagtTTTGTATTGAAGAATTTGTCAGTACATCATTAGTTTAGTTTGACTCATGTCCTATGGTATAAAACCAAAGTTGGGCAGAAGATGTATTATACTACATCCAAATCCCTTGTagattggttttttttttttttttttttgaagaaccTTGTAGATTGGTTTTGAAATTCTTATGTGATTACctcaatatttttcttaaatttccaATTAATTTCGCCATTAGATATAATCTAAATTAAATATGCAAAACCTTTCCTTAAAATCCGGACTAAACTCTCAGTTGATGTTTGATATTTGCTAAAAAGAAAGTGcagatttgatatatatatctgcccaaaacaaaaacaattacagttatttaaaaagaaacaaTGCATTAGTATTTACCCGGAATATGCTATCTTGATCCgaaatttatcaattatcatACGACGAACGCagcctgttttttttttttttttttttttgtaagggaCGAACGCAGCCTGTTTAATCACGAAAAGTCTTGAAACCCAAGACTCTTTACTCGCCCCTAATTGATAAAATCCAGCGGCTATAAATTAACCTAACAACCCACACCATTTCTGAGTTCTGAACATTACTACTCTCACATCTCTTCTCAAAAAGTACAAACCTCTTTTATTCTTTCTTAAACACTCAGATCCACATGGCTACCATCAAATCCATCAAGGCTCGTCAGATCTTTGATAGCAGAGGCAATCCGACGGTCGAGGTTCGTTCACATCTCCATTCTCTCTGATCGTCTTTCATTTTTTCTGTattattaatatcatttttattttttttattatagttGTATCTCTGTTTCATCTGATAGATTGTATCATTGTTGATGTGGtttatagtttaattttaattttattttgtgtgATTGCGAACACTTTATGGGCTAATACTTCGCAGCTGTAATACCGATACGTAAGCTGTATGTTTAATTGTGTCGGTACGGTTTTAATTAAACTGGAATttattcatttgaaattctgttgAATTGGTTGAATTTGTTTGTAGGTTGATATTGGCTTATCAAATGGAAACTGGTGCAGAGCTGCTGTCCCTAGTGGTGCATCAACCGGTATGATCACTCATTATTCATATCTTTTACGATTCGagacatgtatgtatatatgattaattttatgTTTCGGGCACTATTTCTGATTGTTTGCATCCACAATTTTTCGGCTGTTAATTAGGCATGCAGAGCTAAATCATAAAATTTCACTAGTATATAGATAATTAACTGGAAAGTGATATGCGATTATTTGCCTCCTTTGACATCTACAATATGTACTGTTGAACAAAAAATTACGATATGTCTCTCTTATTTTAGGAGTTTATGAAGCTCTTGAACTTAGAGACGGAGGATCAGACTACCTTGGAAAAGGCGTTTCTAAGGTGAGTTGCTTACTGCTCAATAAAGTCCAATATGCGTTACTTGTGCTAATACTGTTTTTTCTGTTTATCTAGGCTGTTGGAAATGTGAACTCGGTTATTGCCCCTGCTTTGATTGGCAAGGTTTGTGGGATTTAATAATTTAACTCATTTCTTGTTCTACTTGTTTAGGACTCTTATGTATTTTACGGTGGTTTAAAATGCAGTATATTAGCTAACTTGTAATAAATTTGGAAATCGTAGGACCCAACTGACCAGACCGGAATTGATAACTTTATGGTTCAACAGCTTGATGGAACTGTTAATGAGTGGGGATGGTGCAAGCAGAAGGTAATGTACAATTTTTTGtgatttattttggatttaaaaGCTTGGAGGTACTCATAAGTGTACATGTACTGGTTCAGCTAGGAGCAAACGCTATACTGGCAGTGTCTCTTGCTGTTTGCAAAGCCGGGGCCAGTGTATTAAATATTCCCCTTTACAAGGTACTTTTTTCTCCAAATTAATTGGGTACATAACATTGTTGTAGTGTGCAATTCATGTTGCAATAATGTCTTTTTAAGCAAGGCAATTTTTTCTCTTGTGATCATACAGTTTTTTCTTTGTGAATCCTTTTTCAGACTTTATTATTAAATGTACTGGTCAGAGAAACATATGTATATTGTGTTTGTAAATAATATTGGATGTCTGAGTATGAATGATTTTGGGTCTCTATCTTTTATTAATCACTTAAGTATTGTTTTTAGTATACAAAAATGTGGCCTACTGTCTTCTCAGTTGTTGCTGAAAACAGTATCTAGAAATTAGTTTAGAACTTATGTATTCATTATTTCATTGATAAGGCTGTTCACAAATTAGATCTGATTTTATTCTTTCCAAGTGCAGCATATTGCTAATCTTGCTGGTAACAAGAAGTTGGTGTTGCCAGTTCCTGCTTTTAATGTCATCAATGGTGGATCACATGCAGGAAACAAACTTGCTATGCAGGCATGTATCTTCCATTTAAAATCATGGGGACATTCAATTGCTCGTGGTTCTAATTGGTTTTTTGGATTGCAGGAGTTTATGATTCTTCCGGTAGGTGCCTCGTCATTCTCAGAGGCAATGAAGATGGGAGTTGAAGTATACCACAACTTGAAGGCAAGTCGTACTATTTTATCAAATCTTTATCCTCTTTCACACACTCTGCTGTATAGTTGTGGACTTGTGGTATCTCGAGCAGCATAATAACCCTCCATAGATGTGGATATGTGGTCGATGTAAAGTTGTTACCTGCTATGGCATTTGatgttttataaaataagtCTGTGGTACGTTGGTGTACTAGAATTTTCTTTCAAGTGAATGGATATGGTACAAATGACATGTCTGATTTTCAAAAGAAATTGGAAAAGGTTAGTTATATGGCATTCAAATATAAGGCCCAAGTTTGATGATTAAAATTGGTGATTCAATccatgtcatttgaaatgatTTCTAtgtttgaagataaatttatgaacattgttttatttttcaggGTGCTTGTTTCTTGTTTGTTGCATGTTAGCCTTCATTGGTTGTTTTatgcattttttaattttcttgttgCAAGGACAGGTTTACTGAGAATTGGACAATGAAATTATAAGTTATGATAGTATATTTATATTGCACTATCTAGTATACTGAAAATATTGTCATACTGCAGTCTGTCATCAAGAAGAAATATGGACAAGATGCAACTAATGTTGGTGAT
This genomic window contains:
- the LOC108227937 gene encoding enolase, which produces MATIQSIKARQIFDSRGNPTVEVDVGLSNGNWCRAAVPSGASTGIYEALELRDGGSDYLGKGVSKAVGNVNSIIAPALIGKDPTDQTGIDNFMVQELDGTVNEWGWCKQKLGANAILAVSLAVCKAGASVLNIPLYKHIANLAGNKKLVLPVPAFNVINGGSHAGNKLAMQEFMILPVGATSFSEAMKMGVEVYHNLKSVIKKKYGQDATNVGDEGGFAPNIQQNKEGLELLKTAIEKAGYTGKVVIGMDVAASEFYGTDKTYDLNFKEENNDGSEKITGDQLKDLYKSFVSEYPIVSIEDPFDQDDWEHYGKMTSECGVQVQIVGDDLLVTNPKRVEKAIKEKTCNALLLKVNQIGSVTESIEAVKMSKRAGWGVMTSHRSGETEDTFIADLAVGLSTGQIKTGAPCRSERLAKYNQILRIEEELGSEAVYAGVNFRMPVEPY